The proteins below are encoded in one region of Deltaproteobacteria bacterium:
- a CDS encoding type II toxin-antitoxin system HicB family antitoxin has product MKLRILIHQDEDEVFIVECPSLPGCISQGKTRQEAITNIKEAIEGYIESLRKHNDPIPPAIDEDVVDIAV; this is encoded by the coding sequence ATGAAGTTGCGTATTTTGATTCATCAAGATGAAGATGAAGTTTTCATAGTGGAATGCCCTTCTCTTCCCGGATGTATTTCTCAAGGAAAAACCCGTCAGGAAGCTATTACCAACATTAAAGAAGCCATAGAGGGATATATCGAAAGCCTGCGAAAGCATAATGATCCCATTCCTCCTGCCATTGATGAAGATGTGGTTGATATCGCCGTATGA
- a CDS encoding AAA family ATPase: MVDGGNNDPLVPRGPRTFNLTFVKPERQDTLDGGFPDAGTATDADGGVPDNTHTGNIVVPGAGVELGTDGGSPVDAVTPKRTFDDGPVEANVSFYKDPQDPSKPFSPFYKSVDALPVCETSGIDAYFNENIFEDLARIWEAPRGATNDGKTHTLFRPPSEPKFDDWLTNLSDAMLLPMQGRYGNFTLQTEEDMGVLGKRKMSLRYPLCRSATRDPDDNFFRVWSYKNNSLFHPLPSNQKMAPIEGELTLYQIMEIIVEGKPTPSQYGIEEGKLFISGNLPTVDAMIRRIEKSNLSDQEKKNLSEAVNEAVKMERAALARIEGREDLDNRRTNEQRIFQLFFVIYLLYSIKLQRQTNARLTALDKKIDPKSFLKDITEEAKKPDYSRLIGNREVQENMLDISGQMDQPHIFVAGTEDVAGTGDSAGSGKSENIKAHLHMRAAEGYEVFEMSGSSLGSATAKYVGKAEEGVEAMFRHINEATRSGKRIIIWVREAHVLKGLGTAEGHPTDVVQLMLDKLERLNEGSYVIFDTNKPRGVDGKGGLLDDEAFLRRVSVALVSSPNIEDAVCIMEPNVTRYVGKTMTISKPEIRTLVMLSPLTNGGALPSRGFKLLDRITNHLRRKNFTGAITEKIIIERVAAIAQIDVVMVRSFLEFARIAVEEGGLTPEQVKTMLSGLRKNGYFIKDGKMLTAEEVREMIQKYGQAHGTSGSKKQPKTPPTAPPSAGAPPADGAPPADGASGGNEKAASGEGEDLKPTQPKPEGVQKIIVEPKVPTLLEMVTESLKLPLFFGGLRYATHKHWIPEWMEPTAAVGVGAVAVWADRYALVDLGMMAAPFELSKNVTTVVMSGMGLPAGSAENDTASILGGFAGTAAIVRATGGAKVWREAGLAVVRRGLRETVNVGLRSVIQDLNQLAQSGRQALQTAGNRLASDAGYLKITPFIAAGAAVKGGVTAAGGILVGGEITAVGVATLGGAVALAGAVGAGAGFGVNALYEKAAGKSLGSTLADISIGDNQETLGDWWYAHVTK; this comes from the coding sequence ATGGTAGACGGCGGCAATAATGATCCACTGGTTCCAAGAGGTCCTAGAACTTTTAATCTCACATTTGTAAAACCAGAAAGACAAGACACTTTAGATGGTGGCTTTCCTGATGCCGGTACAGCTACTGATGCTGATGGCGGTGTCCCTGATAATACCCACACAGGCAATATCGTCGTTCCGGGGGCGGGCGTTGAATTGGGAACCGATGGAGGTTCTCCTGTTGATGCGGTAACCCCTAAACGAACCTTCGACGATGGTCCTGTAGAAGCGAATGTATCTTTTTATAAAGACCCACAAGATCCAAGCAAACCATTTAGTCCCTTTTACAAATCGGTTGATGCCCTTCCTGTGTGTGAAACAAGTGGAATTGATGCCTATTTCAACGAAAATATTTTTGAAGACTTGGCCCGGATTTGGGAAGCCCCAAGGGGTGCAACCAACGACGGAAAAACCCACACTCTTTTTCGCCCTCCCTCAGAACCAAAGTTTGATGATTGGTTGACCAATCTAAGCGATGCAATGCTTCTCCCCATGCAGGGAAGATACGGAAATTTTACGTTGCAAACAGAGGAAGATATGGGAGTGTTAGGTAAACGTAAGATGTCCTTGCGCTATCCTCTTTGCCGCTCCGCTACCCGAGACCCTGACGACAATTTTTTTCGTGTTTGGTCGTACAAAAATAATTCTTTATTTCATCCTCTTCCCTCGAACCAAAAAATGGCACCGATTGAAGGAGAACTAACCCTTTACCAGATAATGGAGATTATTGTGGAGGGCAAACCAACGCCAAGTCAGTACGGTATTGAAGAGGGAAAATTATTTATTTCAGGAAATCTTCCAACAGTTGATGCCATGATTCGAAGAATCGAAAAATCGAATTTGTCGGATCAGGAGAAAAAAAATCTTAGTGAAGCGGTGAATGAAGCGGTGAAGATGGAACGGGCGGCTTTAGCAAGAATAGAAGGCAGGGAAGATTTGGATAACCGAAGAACCAATGAACAACGTATTTTTCAACTCTTTTTTGTCATCTATCTCCTTTATTCTATCAAACTACAGAGACAAACCAACGCCCGCCTTACCGCTCTCGACAAGAAAATCGATCCCAAATCTTTTTTAAAAGATATCACGGAAGAGGCCAAAAAACCGGATTATTCAAGACTGATTGGAAATAGAGAGGTTCAGGAAAACATGCTCGATATATCCGGGCAAATGGATCAACCCCATATTTTTGTTGCCGGAACAGAAGATGTTGCCGGAACAGGGGATTCCGCCGGATCGGGAAAGTCGGAAAATATCAAAGCACATCTTCATATGCGCGCCGCTGAAGGCTATGAAGTTTTTGAAATGAGCGGTTCCAGTTTGGGGTCTGCGACCGCCAAATATGTGGGAAAAGCGGAAGAGGGCGTTGAAGCCATGTTTAGACATATCAACGAGGCTACTCGCTCGGGCAAACGCATTATTATTTGGGTGCGAGAGGCTCATGTGTTGAAAGGTCTTGGAACAGCAGAGGGCCATCCAACCGATGTTGTGCAGTTGATGCTCGACAAACTGGAAAGACTCAATGAGGGAAGTTATGTTATTTTCGACACCAACAAACCCCGCGGCGTGGATGGAAAAGGGGGATTGTTGGATGACGAAGCTTTCTTGAGACGTGTTTCTGTTGCGCTTGTTTCTTCCCCAAATATCGAGGATGCTGTTTGCATCATGGAACCCAATGTTACAAGATATGTTGGCAAAACCATGACAATTTCCAAACCGGAAATTCGTACCCTTGTAATGCTTTCTCCTCTTACCAATGGTGGCGCTCTCCCCTCAAGAGGCTTCAAACTTTTGGATCGTATTACGAATCATTTACGTCGCAAAAATTTCACGGGGGCCATTACGGAAAAAATAATTATCGAGAGAGTTGCGGCCATAGCTCAAATAGATGTGGTAATGGTGCGCTCCTTTTTGGAATTTGCCCGCATTGCCGTTGAAGAAGGTGGTTTGACACCGGAGCAGGTCAAGACAATGTTAAGTGGTCTGAGAAAAAATGGATATTTCATCAAAGATGGCAAAATGCTGACGGCAGAGGAAGTGCGCGAGATGATACAAAAATATGGTCAAGCACACGGCACTTCTGGTTCCAAGAAACAGCCGAAAACTCCCCCCACCGCTCCTCCAAGCGCTGGTGCACCTCCAGCAGATGGTGCTCCTCCCGCCGACGGTGCCTCCGGTGGAAATGAAAAAGCGGCATCTGGTGAAGGCGAAGACTTAAAACCGACGCAACCGAAACCAGAAGGAGTGCAGAAAATTATTGTCGAACCAAAAGTTCCGACTTTGTTGGAAATGGTGACGGAGTCACTTAAACTTCCTCTTTTCTTTGGTGGCTTGCGCTATGCAACACACAAACATTGGATTCCGGAATGGATGGAACCCACAGCGGCAGTGGGAGTGGGAGCCGTTGCCGTCTGGGCAGATCGCTATGCCCTCGTTGATCTGGGCATGATGGCCGCTCCTTTTGAATTATCAAAAAACGTAACAACGGTTGTGATGAGTGGTATGGGACTTCCCGCGGGAAGTGCTGAAAACGATACCGCCAGCATTCTGGGTGGTTTTGCCGGCACGGCGGCCATTGTGCGAGCCACGGGCGGAGCAAAAGTCTGGCGTGAAGCGGGCTTGGCCGTTGTCAGAAGAGGGTTGCGCGAAACAGTAAATGTTGGTTTGCGAAGCGTCATTCAGGATTTAAATCAGTTGGCTCAAAGTGGACGCCAAGCATTACAGACAGCGGGAAACAGACTTGCATCTGACGCAGGTTATTTGAAAATAACTCCCTTTATCGCGGCAGGCGCGGCTGTCAAAGGCGGCGTAACAGCGGCCGGAGGCATTTTGGTCGGAGGTGAAATTACCGCAGTCGGTGTTGCAACGCTTGGGGGCGCCGTTGCGTTGGCAGGAGCGGTTGGAGCAGGAGCGGGTTTCGGTGTTAATGCGCTCTATGAAAAAGCCGCCGGAAAAAGTCTTGGCTCAACCTTGGCCGATATTTCCATTGGTGATAATCAAGAAACTCTGGGTGACTGGTGGTACGCCCATGTTACGAAATGA
- a CDS encoding excisionase family DNA-binding protein, whose amino-acid sequence MNTLYTPEELAKLWKVSKMTIYKLLSQNKIPHFKVGKAYRIPQDHLDLYMKKEGNLASFDPLPTHTIPKVAENFVTLLKKEPIGQIKNVVKIILFGSYARGTPHADSDVDLLLVVKILDSKTEHWVASLSDKAMAANDYTLLLSVLRMSEAHWQKQQALQTPLFEEIKKEGILLWPT is encoded by the coding sequence ATGAACACTCTATACACCCCAGAAGAATTGGCAAAGCTTTGGAAGGTTTCCAAAATGACCATTTATAAGCTTCTAAGCCAGAATAAAATTCCTCATTTTAAGGTGGGAAAGGCGTATCGAATTCCCCAAGACCATCTCGATCTTTATATGAAAAAGGAGGGAAATCTGGCCTCTTTTGATCCACTTCCAACGCACACCATCCCGAAAGTGGCTGAAAACTTCGTTACCCTTTTAAAAAAAGAGCCCATCGGGCAAATCAAAAATGTGGTTAAAATTATTCTGTTTGGATCCTATGCCCGAGGCACCCCTCATGCCGACTCGGATGTTGATTTGCTTCTTGTTGTTAAAATACTTGATTCCAAAACAGAACACTGGGTTGCTTCTCTAAGTGACAAAGCAATGGCCGCTAATGATTACACATTACTTCTGAGTGTATTGCGCATGTCAGAAGCACACTGGCAAAAGCAACAAGCGTTGCAAACACCTTTGTTTGAAGAAATAAAAAAGGAAGGAATTTTATTATGGCCCACATAG
- a CDS encoding HEPN domain-containing protein, which translates to MAHIEIILSYKERANDDIKAAEEMFSSHFYLAAISRAYYAAFYAVTAALLTKDIKVQKHKQLEIEFRRHFIKTGNLSKKYSEILEELFQARQNADYDAIPEITETRVRELIEEAKDFVQAVSSL; encoded by the coding sequence ATGGCCCACATAGAGATTATTCTTTCCTACAAAGAAAGAGCGAATGACGACATAAAAGCGGCAGAAGAAATGTTTTCCTCTCATTTCTATCTCGCGGCAATTTCAAGAGCTTATTATGCCGCTTTTTACGCGGTAACCGCGGCCCTGCTGACCAAAGATATAAAAGTTCAAAAACATAAACAGTTGGAAATTGAATTTCGGCGTCATTTCATCAAAACAGGCAATCTTTCCAAAAAATACAGCGAAATTTTGGAAGAACTTTTTCAGGCCCGCCAAAATGCCGACTACGATGCCATCCCCGAAATCACGGAGACGCGTGTTCGGGAGTTGATTGAAGAAGCCAAAGATTTTGTTCAGGCTGTTTCAAGTCTTTAG
- a CDS encoding ATP-binding protein: MNKAIIKQVLVDQRAEISRIFDQPIIEREKLPDATRMLTQKMAKVITGIRRCGKSVLAHQMLKNCSYAYINFDDERLAAVHAEDLNDFLETAKEITPDFNHLLLDEIQNTSGWELFVNRLLRNDYNVIITGSNSHLLSKELATHLTGRHLSLELFPFSFREFLLQNGVSASEDDFFKTDKRAEFKMMLERYIQEGGFPEVQKMDLKENYLRELFDKIITKDIVMRYNIKYGRDLKEMALYLLSNFASRAAYHKIKNIFEVKSVHTIKNYFEFLEESYLLFGVNAFSFKLKEQIRKPKKIYAIDTGLINAIVPKISLNIGRLMENIVFLELKRRGMEVYYYTDGHCEVDFVIKDGLKIKKMIQVCYSIESLETKEREIKSLVKAQAKLECQDSTVITWDTEGDETIKNTKIQLIPLWKWLLCF; encoded by the coding sequence ATGAATAAAGCCATTATAAAACAGGTGCTTGTAGATCAAAGAGCAGAAATCAGCAGAATCTTCGATCAGCCGATCATTGAGCGCGAAAAACTGCCGGACGCAACAAGAATGCTCACCCAAAAAATGGCAAAGGTCATCACCGGAATCCGGAGGTGCGGAAAATCCGTCCTCGCCCATCAAATGCTAAAAAATTGTTCCTATGCGTACATCAACTTTGACGATGAACGATTGGCCGCTGTCCACGCGGAAGATCTCAACGATTTTCTTGAGACGGCAAAGGAGATAACGCCGGATTTCAATCATCTCCTGCTGGATGAAATCCAGAACACTTCGGGGTGGGAATTGTTTGTAAACAGGCTCCTTCGAAACGATTATAATGTCATTATCACGGGAAGCAATTCGCATCTGTTGAGCAAAGAACTGGCAACCCATCTGACGGGCAGACATTTGAGCCTTGAACTTTTCCCTTTTTCCTTCAGGGAATTTCTTCTGCAAAATGGCGTCTCCGCCAGCGAAGATGATTTCTTCAAAACAGATAAGCGAGCCGAATTCAAAATGATGCTGGAGAGATACATTCAAGAAGGTGGTTTTCCGGAAGTTCAAAAAATGGATCTCAAGGAAAATTATCTCAGGGAACTCTTCGACAAAATCATTACCAAAGATATTGTCATGCGCTACAACATCAAGTACGGGCGCGACCTGAAAGAGATGGCTTTGTATCTTCTTTCCAATTTTGCGTCGCGGGCCGCCTATCACAAGATCAAAAACATTTTTGAAGTCAAAAGTGTCCACACCATCAAAAATTATTTTGAATTTCTTGAAGAATCCTATCTTTTATTTGGGGTCAACGCATTTTCTTTCAAACTGAAAGAGCAAATCCGAAAACCTAAAAAGATCTATGCCATAGACACCGGCCTTATCAATGCCATCGTCCCGAAAATTTCATTGAACATCGGAAGATTGATGGAAAATATCGTTTTTTTGGAACTCAAAAGGCGCGGGATGGAGGTTTATTACTACACAGACGGTCATTGTGAAGTTGATTTTGTCATCAAGGATGGCCTCAAGATAAAAAAAATGATCCAAGTCTGTTATTCAATAGAATCCCTTGAAACAAAAGAACGTGAGATCAAATCACTTGTAAAGGCACAGGCAAAATTGGAATGCCAAGATTCCACCGTCATCACATGGGATACCGAAGGCGACGAAACAATTAAAAACACCAAAATCCAGCTCATCCCTTTATGGAAGTGGCTACTTTGTTTTTGA